TTTACGACTGCTGCGTAGCCGATTGCGGGCAAGCCCTCAGGTTTCGCGTTTTATCTGACAGAGCAAGCTCCCCCAAAGATTCTGGAATCTTCTAAGGGGGATTCATTCGCGAGTCGTGATGCGGGACGTTATTAGTTCGGCTCAACCGGCTTTTTCAGCTTCGGATTAGGGAAGAACTGCACGCCCTGCACCTTAGGGTCAGCCACTTTGGCCGGCGCCGTATTGACCCGAGTGCCCAATTCCTTGGGCACCGATAAGCCTTGCTCGTTGAGTGTGTCTGAGTAACCACAGCTCACGCATTCGCGGTGAGGCACGTCGTTCTCGCTCCACATCATCAACTTGTCCGGCTCGCTGCACGCCGGGCAAACAGCCCCGGCAATGAAGCGTCGTTTGGTGATGGTGACGGGTGTATCGGTCATGCTGCCGCTTCCTCACTCAAGCCTGAATGGCGCAACAGGGCGTCAATCGACGGTTCACGTCCGCGGAAGTCCACGAACAGCACCATCGGCGCCTGTGAACCGCCACGCGCCAGGATCGCGTTACGGAACGCGCGGCCGGTTTCGGCGTTGAATACCCCGTCTTCTTCGAACTTCGAGAAGGCATCGGCTGACAACACTTCCGCCCACTTGTAACTGTAG
The nucleotide sequence above comes from Pseudomonas sp. AB6. Encoded proteins:
- a CDS encoding YheV family putative zinc ribbon protein, yielding MTDTPVTITKRRFIAGAVCPACSEPDKLMMWSENDVPHRECVSCGYSDTLNEQGLSVPKELGTRVNTAPAKVADPKVQGVQFFPNPKLKKPVEPN